The following is a genomic window from uncultured Propionivibrio sp..
GAGCGCCACACAGAGCGAGTGCGATGTGGGCATCTGTTAACGGTTCCACAGGAGAAAAGCATGCTTACCATTCAGACCAACGTCTCATCGCTGAACTCGCAGCGTAACCTCTCGTCATCGTCCAACTCGCTGTCGGTCTCGTTGCAGCGTCTGTCTTCCGGTCTGCGCATCAACAGCGCCAAGGACGATGCCGCCGGTCTCGCGATTTCCGAACGTTTCACTGCACAGATTCGCGGCACGGACCAGGCCACCCGCAACGCCAATGACGGCATCTCGCTGGCGCAGACCGGCGAAAGCGCGCTCGGCCAGATGGGCACGATCCTGCAGCGCGTGCGCGAACTGGCAGTTCAGTCCTCGAACGCGACGAACTCCGCATCCGACCGCCAGGCGATCAACCAGGAAGTCGGCCAGCTCGTCGCCGAACTCGACCGCTTCTCGACCCAGACCGAATTCAACGGTTCGAAGCTGCTCGACGGCTCGTTCGCTTCGGCAACGTTCCAGATCGGCGCCAACGCGATGCAAACGGTGACCGCGACGACGGCCAACTTCCGCACCTCGAACTACGGCACCAACCAGGTCGGCGTGACCAGCGGCGCGATCAGCACCGCGGTAACCGGCACCAGCGTGACCTCGACATCCAACGCCTCCGCGGTCGTGACGACCGGCGGTACGCTGAGCATTCTCGGCTCGGCGGCGAGCGCCTCGGTCACCCTCGCTGACAGCGACTCGGCGAAGGACGTGGCCACCAAGATCAACGCGCAATCGAAGACCGGCGTCAAGGCAGCCGCCTTCACCGAGTCCACCTACACGTTCGGCGCAACCGGCTCCTACACACTCGCGGTCTACGGCTCGAACAGCACCAAGGCCACCGTCTCGTTCAACGTCACGGCCACCAGCACCGCGGCGGGCCTCGCCGATGCGGTCACGGCCTTCAACAACCAGTCGTCGAAGACCGGCATCACCGCAAAGCTGAGCGAAGACAACACCGGCGTCGTGCTGACCGCTGCTGACGGCAGCAACATCCACCTCGTCGCCGAAGGCGCCAGCGACATCGCCGGCTCGATCACCGCCGGCACGACCTCCGCCTCCCTGGCTACCGGCGCTGCCGGCAGCATCACCGTCGGCGGCCAGTTGATTTTCGACTCGGACAAGTCCTTCACGCTGAAGTCGACAGGCGCCGTCATCGCGGCAAACGCTCTGGACGGCACCGGTCTCGCCGCCAACGCATCGGTCGCCTCGGGACTGAAGGCTGTGCAAGACCTCGACGTCAGCTCGTACTACAACTCCACGCAAGCGATCCGTATCGTTGATCAGGCGCTGGCCGCGGTCAACAGCCAACGCGCCTCCTTCGGCGCGCTGCAAAGCCGCTTTGAAGCCACGGTCTCGCAGTTGCAGGCCTCGTCCGAGAACCTGTCGGCCGCCCGTAGCCGGATCCGCGACGCGGACTTCGCCTCGGAAACAGCCAACCTGACGCGGAACCAGATTCTGCAGCAGGCCGGTACCGCGATGCTGGCGCAAGCCAACTCGCTGCCGCAGACGGTGCTGTCGCTGCTCAAGTAATAGCGTAGTTCCGGCAATCGGTAGGCTGTCGGAGAAGTTGAAGCATACCGGGGCGCGGTAACGGAAACGTTACCGCGCCGATTGCCCAACAATCTGGAGCGTGGAAATGAACATCCAGTCCATCAGCAACAACGTACTCACCAGTACGACGCAGGCGCGCCAGCAGTACGCTGCCCAAAGCTCGGCAGGTGCTGCCCGGGCTCCGGGCGAAGCCGAGCAGGTCACCCAGGCGCAGTCGCCAGCAGAACAACAGGCACACAGCGCGGAAAATCTGTCTTCGGCAGTCAAGGCCGTCAATGACTTCGTCAGCTCGGTCAATAGCGACCTGAAATTTTCGGTCGACAATGACACCGGCAAGACGATCGTCAAGGTTGTCGACAAGAACACTGACGAAGTCATCCGCCAGGTACCGTCTGAAGAGATGATGGCGATTGCAAAAGCGCTTGACAGCATCAAAGGGCTTCTAGTGAAACAGAAGGCGTAATACACTGACGCCTGTTCAGTTCTGTTGGGAGGCATGATGGCTAGCGTATCGTCCTTGGGATCGGGATCCGGGCTTGACCTGAGTGGTCTGCTGACCCAGTTGATGACGGCCGAGCAAATTCCGCTCACCGCGCTGCAGAAAAAGGAAGCCTCTTACCAGGCTGACATTTCCGCATTCGGCACGCTGTCGAGCGCGCTGTCTTCACTGCAATCGGCGGCTTCGTCGTTGATCCCGACCTCCGGCACGACGGCGGCCAACATGTATCAGACGTACTCGGCAAGCGTCGCCGACTCGACGATCGCATCGGCATCGGCCAAGTCGGGCGCCGTAGCGGGAAGCTACAGCCTGGAAGTCTCTTCGCTTGCGCAGAGCCAGCGCCTCGTCACGCCCGCCTACTCGGGCGGCAGCGCGAGCACCGCCATCGACACCGGCACGCTGAAGATTGAGCTCGGATCGCTGTCCGGCGGCACCTTCACCGCCGATTCAACGCGCACGCTATCGATCACGGTCGACAGCAGCAATGCGACACTGGGCGGCCTGCGCGACGCGATCAATGCGGCCAAGGGCGGCGTGTCGGCAACGATCGTCAACGGCTCGTCCGGCGCGCAACTCGTGCTGACCAGTACGTCGACCGGGACCGCAAACGTCATGCGCTTGTCCGGGCTCAACAACTTCGACTACGACCCCGAACAGAACACCGGCACGCTGACCCAGAATACCGCAAGCGGCGGCCAAGCCGCCGCGGATGCGGCGTTCACGCTGAACGGTATCGCAGGCACCAGTTCGACCAACACCGTCAGTAACATGCTCGACGGCGTGACACTGACGCTGCTGAAGAAAACCTCCGGCACGGCGACGACTCTGACAGTCAGCAAGGAAACGAATTCGGCACTGACTTCCGCTCTCAACAGTTTCGTCAAAAGCTACAACGATGCGTTTTCGACGATCAGTTCGCTCGGCGCCTACGACTCGAAGACCAAGACGGCTGGTCAGCTACAGGGAAACAGCGCACTGCGCTCGGTGCAGACGCAACTCCGTAATCTGGTCTTCAACACCACTTCCGGTGGCACCTCGACCATCCAGCGTCTTTCCGATATCGGCATTTCGTTCGCCAAGGACGGCACGTTGAGCCTGGACAGCACCAAGCTGCAAAAAGCGGTCTCGAAAGATTTCGACAGCGTCGCGAACCTCGTTTCGAATGTCGGCACCGCGTTCAAGAAGGGCGTCGACGGCATGGTCGGCACCACGGGAACCGTCACCGCTGCGACCGACAGTCTGAACCGCATGATCAAGATGACGCAGGCCCAAGAGCAGACGTTATCGGACCGTCTGACAACGATCGAGGCCCGTTACCGCGCGCAGTTCACGTCACTGGACACTCTGATCGCCGGCATGAAGCAGACCAGCACTTACCTCACCCAGCAGTTGGCCAACCTATCCAGCAGTTCTTCCAAATAACCGGAAGCCAAGAGGAATTATTTGATGTTCGGCATGAGCAGGAACCCGACCGCGGCCTATCGCCAGGTCGGGAATGAAACGACCGCAGTGGAGGCCGACCCGCACCGCCTGATCCTGATGCTGTTCGACGGCGCGCTGGCAAGCATCGCGATCGCACGCCTGCGGATGCAGCAGAACAATGTCCCCGAAAAGGGCGCGGCCATCTCGAAGGCTATCGACATTGTCACCAACGGACTGCAGGCGAGCCTCAACGCGGAGCAAGGCGGCGAGCTTGCCGAACGCCTGGGCGCGCTGTACGATTACATCAGCCACCGCCTGCTGTGGGCGAATCTCAAGAACGACATCGCCGCGCTTGACGAAGCGGCGCACCTGCTTGGCGAGTTGCATTCGGCATGGTCCGCCATCGCCACCGAAAAGACCGACAACGCGGCCACCAAGGAAGCCCTCTGAGCCTTATGACGCCGGAACAGAGTTATCAGGAAATCCTCGAGCATACTCGGCAGATGCTCGAATTCGCGCGCCAGCAGGACTGGAATGCACTGACCGCCGCCGGGGAACGGCAGCGGGTACTCGTTGAAAACGCAACGTCCCACCAGCGCGCCGTTTATGGCCCGGAAAAGCAACGACTGGCAACGACGATCGCGGAGATCGAGAAGATCAACGCCGAGATCATCGAACGTGCGCAGACCTGGCAGCAGCACGTAAAGATTCTGCTGCGCCTCAATAAACCGAGCGCCTCCCCCGCCGCAAGCTCGTCCTAAGCAATGATTCCGTCCGACGTCGCCAGCCGCCTGCAGGTTTCCTCGGACGCGGCGCTCCGTCCGGTTGCTGCGCCACAGGAAATCAGCGACAAGCTCTCCGGCCTCGTCGCAGGACAGCGCGTTATGGCGGAGATCCAGGCCCTCCTCCCGAACGGCACCTATCGTGCGCTGATCAACCAGCGCAACATCACGCTGGCACTTCCCTTTTCCGCCAAGGCCGGCGATTCGCTCGAACTCCAAGTCACCGAAACCGACGGCAAGCTGGCACTGGCAGTTCTCTCGCGCAACGACGGCAAGGCCGCACCCGAATCCGTCTCCTCGACGCTCAGCCAGACGGGAAAACTGATCAGCACCTTGTATGCAGGTGCGGAACAAAGCAGGGACAAGGGCATTACGCTGCCCTCGCCGATCACCACGGCCCCACCCACCTCGGCGGAAGACCTGATGCCGAAGCTCAAGCAGGCACTCCAGCAAAGCGGCATGTTCTACGAATCCCACCAGGCCGATTGGGTCGAGGGGCGACTGGCAAAATCGGCGTTACTGCTCGAGCCACAAGGAAAACTTTCGGCTCCGGAGGCGGCGTTCGCTGAAGCGACAGCAAACGCAGCAATCGCTCGGGAAGGCATACCGCAAGCGGGCTCACCCACCGGAAAAGCCTCGGAGCAGACCCAGGGACCCCGCGCAGCGGCGGAGGTTATAAACACCGGAGTGTCGTCCGACCCGGTGGCGAAACCATTGAGCGGACAGACGATCGCGCCACCATTGCAGGCGCTGGTTCAGCAACAGCTCGAAGCGCTGGCGACGCAGAATTTCATCTGGCAGGGCCAGGTGTGGCCCGGCCAGGACATGCGCTGGGAGATCAACGAAGAAGCCGCACGCAACCAGCAAGGAGAGGAATCGGTACCGCAGTGGTCAACCCGCCTGCGCCTGACCCTGCCACGACTTGGCGAAATCGATGCCAGCCTTCTGTTGCACGGTTCGCAGCTGACAATCCGCTTCAGCGCCGCCGAGGAAACAACCCGCGCACTGATCAGGAACTCCGGCGAAACGCTGCGAAAGACCATGGACAGCGCCGGCCTGACGCTCAGCTCGATCGGCGTGGACACGTCGGTCAAGGATCACGACGATGCCGCCGAAACGCGCTGACGCGCTCAAGAGCGCCGTCGCGCTCACCTATGCAGAAACCGACGTCGCCCCTCGGGTCGTTGCCAAGGGACGCGGCGTCATCGCCGAGCAGATCATCTCCCGCGCGCACGCACACGGTGTCTATGTACATGAATCGCCAGAACTCGTCTCGCTGCTGATGCAGATCGATCTTGACCAGCGCATCCCTCCGCAACTCTACGTTGCCGTCTCGGAGCTGCTGGCGTGGATTTACCGGCTGGAAAGCGGACAACCCGTCCCGGAACAGCCCTCCCTCTCTCCGCTGCCCGAGCATCTCGAATAGGCACCGCCCGCTGCGCTGGCGTGACGTAATTCGCACACGCGAACGAATCAGATGCAGTACACTTCGCGCTAGCATCCAGCATGAGACTACGCATGACCGACCCCGAAGTCCAGGCAGACTCCGCCCCGACACCGCAGCGTTTCGAGTACGAGCGAACCGACGAGTACAGTCGCTACTTCCTCTATTCGCGCTCCGAAGTGCTGTCGGTGCTGCGTACGCTGATTCAAAAGGGCGCCTTGATCACTGTCCATTTCGACCATGGCAAGTCTTTCCTGCTGACGTCAATGCTGGCTTTCACCGAAGAGGGCAACGATTTCATTCTCGACATCGGCGCCAACCGCGAAATGAACCAGAAGGCGCTGCTCGCAGACAAGCTGTTTCTGACCGCAGTGGTCGACAAGGTCAAGATCCAGTTCAGCATTGATGGCCTTTCTGCCGCAGAACATCTGGGGCGGCCAGCAATGCGCGGCTCGCTTCCGGACGCCGTGTTACGGCTGCAGCGACGAGAATTTTTCCGCCTGTCGACGCCGATTGCCAACCCGGTCATCGTCAGCGCGGTCATCCGCCTCCCGGACGGCAGCGCCGAAAACGTCGATCTGCCGCTATTCGACATCAGTGGCGGCGGCGTCGGACTGATGGTCTCCCAGGAGACCGCGGCCAAGCTTGAAAAGGGCGACATCCTCACCGAGTGCCGGATCGCGTTGCCAGAGGAAGGCTTGGTCGTCGCCAACCTCGCAGTCCGCAACAAGTTTGACGTCACGACGCGCAGCGGCGCCCAATTCGTTCGTACCGGCTGTGAGTTCGTCGACATCCCGCCATCGCGTCTCAATCGTGTCCGGCGCTACATCACCCGCGTCGAACGGGAACGCAAAGCACGCCTCAGCGGCCTCGGCTGAGCTCCGCGTCCAGCCCAGCAAAACGGCGCCCACAGGCGCCGTTGTTCGCTGACCGGCCGCGCCGGTGCGTCAGATCTGCATGTTCATCACGTCGTGGTACGCCGTCACCAGCTTGTTGCGTACCTGAACCATCTCCTGAAACGACAGATTTGCCTTCTGCAACGAAATCATCACCTCGTGCAGATTTGCCGAATTGTCGCCTGCGGCAAAACTTGCCGCCATCGCCTCGGCTTGCTGTTGCTGCTGGTTCACCTGCGCGATCGAATTCTGCAGCACCTGAGCAAAGTCGACTCCACCCGCGGCGGGGCCCTGCGTATCGCCCGTCCGCCCCTCTGCCTGCGTAGCCGTGGCACGCAAGACATTCAGCATCTGATCAATCCCGCTCACATCCATGGTCCTTCTCCATCCCTACCCGACGAGTCCGTACCGAAAACAACGCAAGAACCACGCCAACCCCATCATCTTACTCCAGCAACAACCCGGCATCCTTGTACTGTTTGAGCTTGTGCCGCAAAGTTCGTTCCGGCATTCCGAGTCGCTCCCCCGCCAATTTACGTGAGCCGCCAACCGCTGCCAGAGTTCCCAGAATATGCTCCCGCTCCAGATCGCGCAAGGAATCATTCCGGGCCGGCGCCGCCGCAACTACCGATTCTGTCGGGACCGGCGGCGAATAAACCGCGGCTTCCGGCAGAACCGCTGTCCCCGAAGGCAGCACCGACAGATGCAGCGCCTCTGGCTCGACAAGATCCCCTACGGCGAAGATAACGGCACGTTGCATCACATTCTCAAGTTCACGAACGTTGCCCGGCCACGCATGTCCCCGCAGGAACTGCTCCGCTGCACCTGACAGACGCAGGCCGGGCCGGCCCGATCGTCCGCCGTGCTGCGCGAGGAAATGCCGCGCCAGCGGCACGATATCCTCAGGACGCTGCCGCAACGCAGGAATCAGCAGTGGAAAAACGTTCAACCGGTAATACACGTCCTCGCGCAGCACCCCGCGGGCCACCGCTTCGGCCATATCGCGGTTCGAGGTCGCAACGATGCGGATATCGAGTTCCACCGGCTTCTTGCCGCCAACCCGCTCCACTTCACGCTCCTGCAGCACGCGCAGCAGTTTGGCTTGTAGCCCGAGCGGCATCTCGGTCACCTCGTCAAGCAGCAGTGTGCCGCTCTGCGCCTGCTCGAATTTGCCGGCCTGCGCCTGCTGCGCGCCGGTAAAAGCGCCTTTTTCGTAGCCGAACAGCGTCGCCTCTAGCAGCGTGTCGGGAATCGCCGCACAATTGATCGCGACAAACGGCCCCTCGCGGCGGGCCGAGTGATTGTGGATATAGCGAGCAACAACTTCCTTGCCAACCCCGCTCTCTCCGGTCAGAAGTACCGTCGTATCGGTTTGGGCGACGCGCGAAGCCAGCGCAAACAGGTTGCGGCTGGCCGGATCCTGAGCCACGACACGTTCGTCGCTCAGCGCTTCGGGCAGACGGTAACGCGCCACATGCTCAAGCAACGCCTTCGGCTCAAACGGCTTGAGCAGGAAGTCGCAAGCCCCGGCACGCATCGCCTCTACCGCCCGGTCGACATCGGCGAACGCCGTCATCAGCACCACCGGCAAATGCGGCAAGCGCTCGCGAATCGCCTTGAGCAGCGCGATACCGTCCATCGGCATCATCCGCACATCGCTGACCACCAGCGCCACCGCGTGCCGCTCCAGAATCTGCAACGCCTCTTCGCCGCCTCCCGCAGAAATCACTGCCTGACCGGCCAGTTCGAGCGTGTCACACACCGCCTCGCGCAGATTGAGATCGTCTTCGACGACGAGAATGGGTAATCCCTGAGTCATGTTGTCCATTTAAAGATGCATTCACCCGTTGACCGCTTGCATGTCGGCGGCGGCACCGCAAGGCAGCCACAGCACGAACTCCGATCCTTCGTCCGGCCGCGAATCGACCTCGATCGTCCCGCCGTGCGCCCTTGCCACGCCAAGCGCTATCGCCAACCCGAGGCCAGTACCCTGCCCCCGCGTGGTAAAGAAAGGCTCAAAAATCCGCGCCTGAGCTTCCGGCGCAATCCCGGCCCCGGTATCCCGCACACCGATCCGTATCTGCCCGCCGGACACGCTCGCATCCAGCCAGACTTCACGCTCCGGTGCATTGCGCCCTTCGCAGGCCTGCAAGGCATTTTCCAGCAGGTTGAGCAGCGCACCGCCCAAGGCCTTCCGACTACCGGTGATTATAGAGTCGGTCAGTGACGATGTAACGCGGAATCGCACGCTCTTCTCGACGCACAGTGGTTCCATCGTCTGCGCCGCATCGGCAACCAGTCCGGCCAGCGATATGACGTCACGGCCAATGCTCTCGCCGCGCGCAAACAGCAGCACATCCTGGATCAGGCGCTCGAGCCGCTTGAGCTGCTCGGTCGCCTTGCCAGCAAAACGCACTCGCGCTGCTTCGGAAATCTCCGGCTGCGCGAGATTGGCACTGTACAGCAGCGCTGTCGCCAACGGGGTGCGCAACTGGTGGGCCAGCGACGCGGCCATCTCACCCATCGCCGCCAGGCGCTGATGGCGCTCGACCCGTGCCTTAAGTTCGTAAGCTGCCGTAATGTCATGAACCAGCAACAATCGCCCGCCCGACGAATCCAGAGGACTCTCTGCAATCGACACGCGGCGCTCGTCGAGCAGGCACTCGTCTGGCGCGTCGGTCGGTTGCAGACGCCGGCAAGCGATCTGCGGCCAGTCGCCGCCGACAACCGACTCGCGAAACATGGCCTCGGCGGCCGGATTCGCCTCGCACACACGGGCATCACCGTCGAGGACCACGACGCCGGCGGGGAGCGCGTTGAGTAACAAAGAGAGGCGCTCCGACAGGGCTTCCTTCTCTTGATACTGGCGGCGCAATTCACCGTTGGCGACCGCCAGCTCGGCGGTCAGCGATTCGACCTTCGCTTGCAGCGTTTCATATGCCTGGGTCAGTTCCAGGGAGACTTGGTTGAAAACATCAAACGCCCGCTGCAACTCCCGCGCTTTCTGGTCCGGCACCGCAATTTGCGACTCCTCACTCATTCGATGGAAATCCCGTGCAATTCACAGATACAATAGTAGAATAAATCTCAGCACTTATCGCTTCCTGCTTGATTAATTGCCGAGTTCACATTCGAGAGTTAACTTTTTCTGTCAGGCATGGCGACACCCGAAGCCCAAACGATACCTTCCGAAGAGCCCGCCACCGGTCCGGCTGATCGCCTCCGTCAGGCGCTCGCCCGGCTGACGACGCAGCAGAGGATCGTGCTCATGATCGCGATCGCAGCGGTTATTGCGTTGCTGGTCGCGAGCAGCACTTGGATCAAACAGTCCGATTATCGCATCCTGTTTTCGAACATCTCCGAGCGCGATGGCGGGTCAATCATCGCAGCACTCGAACAGATGAACGTGCCCTACCGCTTTAATGACAGCGGCAACGCGATTCTTGTTCCCGGCAGCAAGGTGCATGAAATTCGCCTGCGCCTCGCAACGCAGGGGCTTCCGAAAGGCGGCGCGGTCGGTTTCGAGTTGATGGAGAACCAGAAATTCGGGATCAGCCAGTTTGCCGAGCAGATCAACTACCAGCGCGGCCTTGAAGGCGAACTGGCACGCACCATCCAGTCGATTGCCGCCGTCCAGGCCGCCCGCGTACATCTGGCGATTCCAAAGCCAACGGTATTCGTCCGTGAAGAATTGCGCCCGTCGGCCTCGGTGATGCTCAACCTCTACCCGGGCCGGACTCTCGACCCATCGCAGATCGCCGGCATCCAGAACCTCGTTTCTGCCAGCGTCCCGAATCTGTCTGCCAGCAGTGTCACGCTGATCGATCAGAGCGGCGCGATGCTCTCCCAGCTCAAGAGCAAGCTGATGGAAGCGGGGCTTGATCCAGTACAGATCAAGTACGTGCAGGAAATCGAGGCGAACGCGATCAAGCGCGTCGAAGACATCCTCGCGCCGATCCTCGGCAAAGGAAACGCACGGGTTCAGATCGCCGCCGACATCGATTTCTCGCAGAACGAACAGACGGCGGAAATGCATCGGCCGAACACGACGCCGCCGGACATCGCGATCCGCAGCCAGCAGACCAGTGAATCGGCAAGCGCCACCCCGTCGGCGCAAGGCGTTCCCGGCGCCCTGACCAACCAGCCACCGGTCCCCGCAACAGCACCGATCACGCAACCGGCAGTGCCAGGCGCTGGCCAGGCGCCGGCCTCGACACCACCGGTCCCCGGACAGATCAACGCCGCTGGAGTGCAAGGGGCGATCGCGAGCCTCGGACAGCCGATCAACACGCGCAAAGATTCCACGATCAACTACGAAGTCGACAAGACGATCCGCCACACCAAGCAATCGGTCGGCACAATCCGACGCCTGTCGGCAGCCGTCGTGATCAACCACCGCAAGGATGCCAAGGGCATCATGAAGCCGTTGGCCGACGCCGAAGTCAAGCAGATCGGGGATCTGGTCAAAGAGGCAATGGGCTTCAACAAGGAACGCGGGGACACGGTATCGGTCGCCAACGCGGCGTTCACCCCGGTCGAACGAGACGAGACCGCACTGCCGGTATGGAAGGATCCGGAAATGCTCTCGCTCCTGAAGGAAGTCTTCAAGTACGCGGCAATCGCCGGCATTCTCGCCTACCTGATCCTCAAGATCATCCGTCCGCTGCTACAGACGATGATGCAGCCCCCGCCTGCCCCGCATGGCGGAAAAACCCTCGGCGGCAATGTCAATATCATCGACGACGAAGCCGAGGACACGCGGACAGCCGAGGATATCTTCGGCCAGAAGCTGGGCGAGATACGGGACATGGCGCAACAGGACCCGCAGGCCGTAGCCAACATCATCAAGAACTGGACGAACTCCAATGCCGGCTGAAGACGGGATCGAGAAGAGTGCCATCCTGCTGATCGCGCTCGGCGAAGACCACGCGTCCGAAGTGCTCAAGCACCTCGGGCCGAAGGAAGTGCAGAAACTGGGCCACGCGATGGCCAATCTGCGCAGCGTGCCGCGCGCCAAGGTCGAAGAGGTGCTGACCGACTTCCAGAAGACGGCCGTCGAATCGGCCGCCGTCAACGTGGATACCGACGCCTACGTCCGCGCCGTACTCACCAAGGCCCTGGGCGACGACAAGGCGGCCAACCTGATTTCGCGCATCCTGCAGGGCGGCGATACCAATGGCATCGAAGGACTCAAATGGATGGACGCGCCAACAGTGGCCGACCTGATCCGCAACGAGCATCCGCAGATCATCGCCACCATCCTCGTGCACCTCGAGCACGACCATGCCAGCGACATCCTGAACCATTTCACGGAACGCCTGCGCAAT
Proteins encoded in this region:
- the fliF gene encoding flagellar basal-body MS-ring/collar protein FliF, coding for MIAIAAVIALLVASSTWIKQSDYRILFSNISERDGGSIIAALEQMNVPYRFNDSGNAILVPGSKVHEIRLRLATQGLPKGGAVGFELMENQKFGISQFAEQINYQRGLEGELARTIQSIAAVQAARVHLAIPKPTVFVREELRPSASVMLNLYPGRTLDPSQIAGIQNLVSASVPNLSASSVTLIDQSGAMLSQLKSKLMEAGLDPVQIKYVQEIEANAIKRVEDILAPILGKGNARVQIAADIDFSQNEQTAEMHRPNTTPPDIAIRSQQTSESASATPSAQGVPGALTNQPPVPATAPITQPAVPGAGQAPASTPPVPGQINAAGVQGAIASLGQPINTRKDSTINYEVDKTIRHTKQSVGTIRRLSAAVVINHRKDAKGIMKPLADAEVKQIGDLVKEAMGFNKERGDTVSVANAAFTPVERDETALPVWKDPEMLSLLKEVFKYAAIAGILAYLILKIIRPLLQTMMQPPPAPHGGKTLGGNVNIIDDEAEDTRTAEDIFGQKLGEIRDMAQQDPQAVANIIKNWTNSNAG